Proteins from a single region of Theileria parva strain Muguga chromosome 1, complete sequence, whole genome shotgun sequence:
- the FPGS3 gene encoding bifunctional protein FolC family protein, which yields MKDEEDLEFRRCVNHILSNSTKQDNFLKCIDLLGIKTNQFNIIHVSGTNGKSSVAFKVSKCLVSLGLKVGLFTSPHIFEYTERIRVQCVQISKSDFVRITDYIFSVIGDIPIHFFSSVLLISLVYFVEKNVEWVVLESGIGGLLDPTNFAPNTKAVVISSIGYDHMAILGKTLDEIAHQKAGTIKPGSVVVLGPNCYKDEIFESKAKEVGAKVIKNNKKDFESFDEENTETARLVVEEALGLGKANISALNSRLKMRLKILSREECEVVKNHVFSKYPSLVPKLTEYGIPKAVVLDIAHNNTAINRLCSDLFKVFTGNAVFCVSISQNRTLNIFNPLGSFLKRDNPSKPSIEVLYLDVNHSYCRMLEDVNHDLDNPDLSPDVKKIFKSGLDKTRQICSTESSGFNHSNAVLDDFDKVLYSAFIESCKNGDILVLTGTAYMMEQSFKSLGSSF from the exons atgaaaGATGAAGAGGATTTAGAATTCAGGAGATGCGTAAACCATATTCTGTCAAACTCGACAAAGCAAGATAATTTCCTCAAGTGTATCGACCTTCTTGGGATTAAAACTAaccaatttaatataatacacGTTAGCGGAACGAATGGAAAGTCTTCCGTGGCATTCAAGGTCTCAAAATGCCTGGTTTCTCTGG GGTTAAAAGTCGGCTTGTTCACATCTCCGCATATTTTTGAGTATACTGAAAGGATTAGAGTGCAATGTGTACAGATTTCAAAATCGGACTTTGTTAGGATCACTGATTACATCTTCTCTGTTATTGGGGATATACCTATTCATTTCTTCTCC TCAGTGCTCTTGATATCTTTGGTGTATTTCGTTGAAAAAAACGTAGAATGGGTCGTTCTCGAATCTGGGATAGGAGGCCTTCTTGACCCTACCAACTTTGCACCTAACACAAAGGCAGTAGTTATATCCTCAATTG GCTACGACCATATGGCAATCCTAGGGAAAACACTTGACGAAATAGCTCATCAGAAGGCTGGGACTATAAAACCTGGCTCAGTTGTAGTTCTTGGGCCGAACTGCTATAAAGATGAGATTTTTGAAAGTAAGGCTAAGGAAGTCGGAGCTAAAGTGATAAAGAATAACAAGAAAGACTTCGAATCCTTCGATGAAGAGAATACAGAAACTGCCAG ACTGGTTGTTGAGGAAGCATTGGGATTAGGGAAAGCTAATATTTCTGCGCTCAATTCAAGGCTGAAGATGAGGCTGAAAATACTCTCCAGGGAGGAATGTGAAGTGGTCAAGAACCATGTTTTTTCTAAATATCCTTCACTTGTTCCTAAATTGACCGAATATGGTATTCCCAAGGCTGTTGTTCTTGACATTGCCCATAACAATACTGCAATCAATAGACTCTGCTCc gatTTATTCAAAGTTTTTACCGGGAATGCTGTTTTTTGTGTTTCAATTTCACAAAATAGGACCTTGAATATTTTCAACCCTCTTGGCTCATTTTTGAAGAGAGATAATCCCTCAAAACCTTCAATTGAGGTTTTGTATTTGGATGTAAACCATTCATATTGTCGAATGCTTGAAGATGTAAACCATGATTTGGATAACCCTGACTTATCTCCCGA tGTAAAGAAGATTTTCAAGTCTGGCCTGGATAAGACAAGACAAATTTGTTCCACAGAGTCTAGTGGATTTAACCACTCTAATGCAGTTTTGG ACGATTTTGATAAAGTTTTGTATAGTGCGTTCATTGAATCCTGCAAGAATGGCGATATTCTTGTACTGACTGGTACCGCGTACATGATGGAGCAATCTTTTAAATCTCTGGGTTCTAGTTTCTAG
- the GTF3C5 gene encoding RNA polymerase III transcription factor (TF)IIIC subunit family protein has translation MKFVVVAVPGVISPDSNGDEILRAIGGKEGLRSVLNGEKSEQLILRFGIDSTSSFVPANTYEDNIPCKLVAKAKLWKSGKCTIELLGPVVDYFSFSHPSDFLHLSLQPVVAGELVGDRLPSNVPTIPPPIFTKIDMIDQLFNKSLSSGSTPSTTQKVKKYASGSIFSSVARFEDTNVPLTPLNLALPSPDPTLMSYMENLFNKRKLWLRSALDEFLPVGYSNWKKRTAFSRICYLFSDGPWRGCMCKIGYDPRKDIESRFYQTIDFRDPHYRTISWKTGRRSLSNPENLGHELTIDKEKTYGELSKEVITPNPEVHFLIPSNRPSQLYQLCDICDAGIQNIVHSTDFSSGILNNECSKSTGWYSVSALTKIRDMMVVKSLRMRHQHNQLVTN, from the exons atgaaattcGTTGTTGTGGCTGTCCCCGGAGTCATTTCTCCCGA ttcAAATGGCGACGAGATTCTTAGAGCAATCGGGGGAAAGGAAGGCTTACGTTCAGTTTTAAATGGAGAAAAATCag aaCAACTGATATTGAGGTTTGGAATTGACTCAACAAGTAGTTTCGTTCCAGCCAACACATATGAAGATAACATTCCCTGTAAATTAGTGGCAAAAGCCAAGCTTTGGAAGTCTGGAAAATGTACTATAGAATTGTTGGGGCCGGTTGTAGATTACTTTTCATTTTCACACCCTTCGGACTTCCTTCACTTAAGTCTACAACCTGTCGTAGCTGGAGAACTGGTTGGTGACAGATTACCATCAAACGTACCAACTATCCCTCCACCGATTTTCACCAAGATTGATATGATCGATCAATTGTTTAATAAGAGTTTGTCAAGTGGTTCTACCCCTTCTACTACCCAGAAGGTTAAAAAGTACGCTTCTGGCTCAATATTCAGCTCAGTAGCTCGTTTTGAAGACACTAATGTTCCACTAACTCCACTAAATCTTGCTCTGCCATCTCCAG ATCCAACCTTGATGAGTTATATGGAAAACTTGTTTAATAAAAGAAAACTCTGGCTGAGGAGTGCATTAGATGAATTTTTACCTGTAGGATATTCCAACTGGAAGAAGAGAACGGCATTTTCAAGaatatgttatttattctCAG ATGGTCCATGGAGAGGATgcatgtgtaaaataggCTATGATCCAAGAAAGGATATAGAATCGAGATTCTATCAG aCCATTGATTTCAGAGATCCACACTATAGAACAATTTCTTGGAAAACCGGGAGGCGTTCACTGTCAAACCCTGAAAATCTAGGCCATGAACTTACTATAGATAAGGAGAAGACATATGGAGAACTTTCCAAAGAAGTTATAACACCGAACCCTGAAGTTCATTTCTTAATTCCTTCAAACAGGCCTTCACAATTGTACCAATTGTGTGATATATGTGACGCCGGGATACAGAATATAGTACACTCAACTGATTTTTCAAGCGGAATTTTGAACAATGAATGCTCCAAATCTACAG GATGGTATTCCGTGTCAGCCCTAACTAAAATAAGGGATATGATGGTCGTAAAGTCACTTCGCATGAGACATCAACACAACCAACTAGtcacaaattaa